A window from Bacteroidota bacterium encodes these proteins:
- the ade gene encoding adenine deaminase, with protein MNSFSINGNLVDVHQNRIYPATVTVENGKIVSIKETPGSGLLASGYILPGFIDSHVHIESSMLVPSEFARLAVVHGTVSTVSDPHEIANVCGMEGVEFMIENGKTVPFKFNFGAPSCVPATIFETAGATLDSNDVEELLKRDEIKYLSEMMNFPGVLNEDEEVMKKIASAHRLLKPVDGHAPGLRGDLAKQYIAAGITTDHECFTKEEALDKLQNGMKIIIREGSAAKNFDALIDLLNEYPNQMMFCSDDKHPDSLVLGHINQLCARAVAKGINVYKVLSAACVNPVLHYKLNIGLLKEGDPADFIIVKDLEKFEVVKTFINGRLVAENGKSKIESGKSGIINNFSCSKKEVTDFQYLVNKYGKEENIEQVNVIEALDGQLITNKLVRALNEVIVKTDLIESNPGNDILKILVVNRYSNAPIAKAFIKNFGLKKGAIASSVAHDSHNIVAVGVDDESICKAVNLVIEKQGGVSAVSNKKEMVLGLPVAGLMSNEDGYKVAEAYTAIDKMVKEELGSTLTAPFMTLSFMALLVIPHLKLSDKGLFDGDRFEFL; from the coding sequence ATGAATTCCTTTTCTATAAATGGCAATTTGGTTGATGTGCATCAAAACAGAATCTATCCAGCAACTGTTACAGTTGAAAATGGAAAGATTGTTTCTATTAAGGAAACTCCCGGTTCCGGGCTCCTGGCATCTGGTTACATTCTTCCTGGCTTTATCGACAGTCATGTTCATATTGAAAGCTCCATGCTGGTGCCTTCAGAGTTTGCAAGGCTTGCAGTGGTACATGGGACTGTAAGTACTGTCAGCGATCCACACGAAATAGCAAATGTCTGCGGAATGGAAGGAGTGGAATTTATGATCGAAAATGGGAAAACAGTTCCATTTAAATTCAATTTTGGTGCCCCGAGTTGTGTACCCGCTACTATTTTTGAAACCGCGGGAGCTACATTAGATTCAAATGATGTTGAAGAACTTTTAAAAAGAGATGAAATAAAATACCTGAGTGAAATGATGAATTTTCCGGGTGTGCTGAATGAAGATGAAGAAGTGATGAAGAAGATCGCATCAGCCCATCGTTTATTAAAACCTGTAGATGGACATGCGCCGGGATTGCGTGGAGATTTGGCAAAACAATATATTGCTGCAGGCATAACGACCGATCATGAATGTTTTACCAAAGAAGAAGCATTAGATAAACTGCAAAATGGAATGAAGATCATCATCCGTGAAGGAAGCGCTGCAAAAAACTTTGACGCATTGATCGACCTGCTGAATGAGTATCCCAATCAAATGATGTTTTGCAGCGATGATAAACACCCGGATAGTTTGGTGCTAGGTCACATAAACCAGCTTTGTGCAAGAGCAGTAGCGAAGGGTATAAATGTATATAAAGTATTAAGTGCTGCTTGTGTGAACCCGGTTTTACATTACAAGCTTAATATTGGTTTATTAAAGGAAGGAGACCCTGCAGATTTTATTATAGTAAAGGATCTTGAAAAGTTTGAAGTGGTGAAAACGTTTATTAATGGCCGGTTAGTTGCTGAAAATGGAAAATCGAAAATTGAAAGCGGGAAGTCAGGGATAATAAATAATTTTTCCTGTAGTAAAAAAGAAGTCACCGATTTTCAATACTTGGTAAATAAATATGGAAAAGAAGAAAACATAGAACAGGTAAATGTTATTGAAGCTTTGGACGGTCAACTTATCACGAATAAATTAGTAAGAGCTTTAAATGAGGTAATTGTAAAGACTGATTTAATTGAAAGTAATCCGGGGAATGATATTTTAAAAATTCTGGTGGTGAATCGCTATAGCAATGCTCCCATAGCAAAAGCATTTATTAAAAATTTTGGTTTAAAGAAAGGAGCTATCGCTTCCTCTGTTGCTCACGACAGTCACAATATTGTTGCTGTTGGGGTTGATGATGAAAGTATTTGCAAAGCAGTAAACCTGGTGATAGAAAAACAAGGAGGTGTAAGCGCAGTGAGTAATAAAAAGGAAATGGTTTTAGGACTGCCGGTTGCAGGTTTAATGAGTAATGAAGACGGCTACAAAGTTGCTGAAGCTTATACAGCCATCGATAAAATGGTAAAAGAAGAATTAGGTTCTACGCTTACTGCTCCTTTTATGACCCTTTCCTTTATGGCCTTACTTGTTATACCCCATCTTAAACTAAGCGATAAAGGCCTGTTTGATGGTGACCGGTTTGAGTTTCTCTGA
- a CDS encoding response regulator has translation MAKSKILVVDDEADLEVLIKQKFRQKIREHQYEFLFASNGKHALEQLELNTDVDVVLSDINMPEMDGLTLLTKIGEQNSLLKAVIVSAYGDMDNIRIAMNRGAFDFITKPVNFEDLELTMEKTLKHVQQLRETMKAIKENNILKMYVDETVLNFMGSREFESSLMANETVDATVAFIDICSFTTISENETPDKVVQLLNSYFDVMVKEIIAQGGFIDKFIGDAVMAVFRGDYHLDRAVDACLTVRKKVQELPGINGEVSFVPKVSIGINSGEMISGNIGSATLRRLDYTVIGDTVNTAQRLQTAAKENQIIISENSYEKIKESFSCNKVGEVNLKNKANPLIIYEVMD, from the coding sequence ATGGCAAAATCCAAGATATTGGTAGTGGATGATGAGGCAGATCTGGAAGTACTCATCAAACAAAAATTTCGTCAGAAAATACGGGAACACCAGTACGAATTCCTGTTTGCCTCCAATGGTAAACATGCCCTTGAGCAACTTGAGTTGAACACTGATGTGGATGTTGTGCTCAGCGATATCAATATGCCTGAAATGGATGGTCTTACTCTCCTTACAAAGATCGGAGAGCAAAATTCTTTGCTGAAAGCAGTAATTGTATCTGCATATGGCGATATGGATAATATCCGTATTGCGATGAACCGTGGCGCATTTGATTTTATCACTAAGCCGGTGAATTTTGAAGACCTGGAACTGACGATGGAGAAAACACTTAAGCATGTGCAGCAACTCCGGGAAACAATGAAGGCTATCAAGGAAAATAATATTCTGAAGATGTACGTGGATGAAACCGTGTTGAACTTTATGGGTAGCCGTGAGTTTGAATCTTCACTCATGGCGAATGAAACAGTGGATGCCACCGTAGCATTTATTGATATCTGCAGTTTTACCACTATTAGTGAGAACGAAACACCCGATAAAGTCGTACAGCTGCTAAATAGCTATTTTGATGTAATGGTAAAAGAGATAATTGCACAAGGCGGGTTCATAGATAAATTTATTGGTGATGCAGTAATGGCGGTTTTCCGTGGCGACTATCATCTTGACCGTGCTGTAGATGCCTGCCTTACTGTAAGAAAAAAAGTGCAGGAACTGCCAGGTATAAATGGAGAAGTTTCTTTTGTACCAAAAGTTTCTATTGGGATCAACAGTGGGGAAATGATTTCTGGCAATATTGGTTCGGCCACATTAAGAAGACTTGACTATACAGTGATTGGCGATACTGTGAATACAGCACAACGTTTACAAACCGCAGCAAAAGAAAACCAGATCATCATAAGTGAAAACTCTTACGAAAAAATAAAAGAATCTTTCAGTTGTAATAAAGTGGGTGAAGTGAATTTAAAGAACAAGGCCAATCCCCTGATCATTTATGAAGTAATGGATTAA
- a CDS encoding response regulator encodes MYKIVIIDDEPLARSIVKEYLQKHTELELSQECGDGFEGVKAIQQHKPDLIFLDIQMPKINGFEMLELVDERPAVIFTTAFDEYAIKAFEAHAIDYLLKPFNQERFDKAIAKWLQQADSTKESTKDLLETASLSPAQAQRIVIKDGSKIKIIPAHEVFYLEAADDYVKVHTKDGYFLKSKTMGHFEQVLDANQFVRSHRSYIINISQITRIDPYEKDNHVAVLKSGAKVPVSRSGYPKLKSVLGF; translated from the coding sequence ATGTATAAAATAGTGATAATAGATGATGAGCCGCTGGCACGCAGCATTGTAAAAGAATATTTACAAAAGCATACTGAACTCGAGTTGTCACAGGAATGCGGTGATGGCTTTGAAGGTGTAAAAGCTATTCAGCAACATAAACCCGATTTGATTTTCCTGGATATACAAATGCCTAAGATCAATGGTTTTGAAATGCTGGAACTGGTTGATGAACGACCGGCAGTGATTTTTACAACGGCGTTTGACGAATATGCCATCAAAGCTTTTGAAGCACATGCAATAGATTACTTATTAAAACCTTTCAACCAGGAAAGATTTGATAAAGCAATTGCAAAATGGCTTCAGCAGGCTGATTCAACAAAAGAGTCTACAAAAGATTTGTTGGAAACAGCATCTTTATCTCCAGCGCAGGCCCAGCGTATCGTTATAAAGGATGGAAGTAAAATAAAGATCATTCCGGCTCATGAAGTATTTTATTTAGAAGCTGCCGATGATTATGTAAAAGTGCATACAAAGGATGGCTATTTTTTAAAAAGCAAAACTATGGGCCACTTTGAGCAGGTACTAGATGCTAACCAATTTGTACGTTCACACCGGTCCTACATTATTAATATTTCCCAGATCACAAGAATTGACCCCTATGAGAAAGACAATCATGTAGCTGTATTAAAATCCGGCGCCAAAGTACCAGTAAGCCGTTCCGGCTATCCGAAGTTAAAATCTGTTCTGGGTTTTTAG
- a CDS encoding response regulator — MKILVVDDEKDVQVLFEQRFRKEMRNGEMQFVFAFSGEEALMYLNEHNHEAVLILSDINMPGMSGLELLGHIKQKYQTPPPLVMMITAYGDAENYNTAMKLGADDFLTKPVDFSNLKEKLKAIQ; from the coding sequence ATGAAAATTTTAGTAGTAGACGACGAAAAAGATGTGCAGGTGCTTTTTGAACAACGTTTCAGAAAGGAAATGCGGAATGGAGAAATGCAGTTTGTATTTGCATTTTCTGGTGAAGAAGCATTGATGTACCTGAACGAGCACAACCATGAGGCTGTGCTGATACTTTCCGATATTAATATGCCGGGTATGAGTGGTCTCGAACTACTCGGACACATCAAACAAAAATACCAAACCCCTCCTCCACTTGTAATGATGATCACAGCCTATGGTGATGCGGAAAATTATAATACTGCCATGAAACTCGGCGCTGATGATTTTTTAACCAAGCCGGTTGATTTTTCAAACCTGAAAGAAAAATTAAAAGCAATACAGTAA
- a CDS encoding GHKL domain-containing protein, with protein sequence MSVSPLSSSRVRIFFGIVWLVIIGDHTALMIWYGCSFEIAIIDALVSTIHLLLASLLLLNTLRYYMPQKERFIHLFAWCVFLTAIIIILTRLELTGLLIHNHGYSEFFDRSVVIRISLYFLFIGCIALMSVIWYNRVEQDERGKRKQDLEKLAKDAELFKLRQQLQPHFLFNSLNSINALIGVRPAEARKMVQQLSDFLRGTLKKEEQQWVNLKEEMQYLQLYLDIEKVRFGNRLSTVVNTDESAENLKLPALLLQPIVENAIKFGLYDTMGETIIIISAKNEDNKLIVEVQNPFDPETSAPQQGTGFGLKSVQRRLFLLFARNDLLKTTAKENIFTTTVTIPQHV encoded by the coding sequence ATGTCAGTATCTCCGTTATCATCTTCACGGGTCAGGATCTTTTTCGGAATAGTCTGGCTGGTTATAATCGGAGATCATACTGCATTAATGATATGGTACGGGTGCAGTTTTGAAATAGCGATCATAGATGCATTAGTCAGTACGATCCATTTATTGCTGGCAAGTTTGCTGCTGTTAAATACACTGAGGTATTATATGCCGCAGAAAGAAAGATTTATTCACCTTTTCGCCTGGTGTGTTTTTCTTACGGCTATCATTATTATTTTAACAAGATTGGAGCTCACAGGTCTTTTAATTCATAATCATGGTTATTCAGAATTCTTTGATCGTTCAGTCGTAATACGTATCAGCCTTTACTTTTTGTTTATTGGCTGCATTGCCCTGATGAGTGTGATCTGGTACAACCGTGTAGAGCAGGATGAAAGAGGTAAACGTAAACAGGACCTTGAGAAACTGGCAAAAGATGCTGAGCTTTTTAAATTGCGACAGCAATTACAACCACATTTTTTATTCAACAGTTTAAATTCCATTAATGCATTGATTGGGGTAAGGCCGGCAGAAGCAAGAAAAATGGTTCAGCAACTGTCTGATTTTTTACGGGGCACATTAAAAAAAGAAGAACAGCAATGGGTGAATCTGAAAGAAGAAATGCAATACCTGCAATTATATCTCGATATTGAAAAGGTAAGATTTGGAAACCGGCTTTCAACAGTTGTTAATACGGATGAATCGGCTGAAAATTTAAAACTGCCTGCATTATTATTGCAGCCAATTGTTGAAAATGCGATCAAGTTTGGCTTGTATGATACAATGGGAGAAACGATTATCATTATCTCTGCCAAAAACGAGGACAACAAACTAATAGTAGAAGTGCAGAATCCTTTTGATCCTGAAACCTCGGCACCGCAGCAGGGTACCGGATTTGGTTTAAAATCAGTGCAACGAAGATTATTCCTCTTGTTTGCAAGAAATGACCTGCTAAAAACAACTGCAAAAGAAAATATCTTTACAACAACAGTAACAATTCCCCAACATGTATAA
- a CDS encoding glycosyl hydrolase, whose amino-acid sequence MRKLIATIAFISISILAFTQNQKTATPAPAATTNEEDQLFKNVKYRLIGPFRGGRSGAVAGSYKNKNTFYFGATGGGVWKTTDGGSNWMNVSDKYFGSTIGAVAVAPSDETVIYVGEGENTMRGNVSEGLGGMWRSDDGGKSWKNIGLKDGRHIIRIVIHPKNPDIVWVAVMGHLFGPNDERGVYKTTDGGKTWKKTLFINNQTGCSDLVMEPGNANVFYAGMWRLIRTPYSLESGGDGSGLWKSTDGGETWTNISTKKGLPKGTWGIVGVAVAPSNTDKIYSILENKDGGLYMSADGGETWTLTCSDNNIRQRAWYYTKIFVDPKNENKVYCPNVNFMRSTDGGKTFQSINTPHGDHHDLWIDPEDGNRMIVADDGGAQVSFDGANNWSTYLNQPTVQVYRVSTDNAFPYRVLAPQQDNGAFRIRSRTYGAAITATDMENAAGSESGYIVADPENPDITYGGNYMGLLQRLDHRSGESRAINVWPIDNMGAGADAAKYRFQWNYPIFFSPNNPKKLYAAGNHLFATEDEGKTWQMISPDLTTNDKKKQASSGGPITQDNTSVEYYCTIFYATESWMEKDLLWTGSDDGLVHVSKDGGKNWENVTPKDSPQWVMWNCIEVDPFKKGAAYIVGTRYKLDDFKSYIYKTEDYGKTWKLIVNGINPLHFSRCLRADRKRAGLLYAGTEYGMYISYDDGANWKSFQLNLPVVPITDLTIKNNDLIVGTQGRSIYILDDLTVIQQKNTDVLNKNLHVFSVNPAYRMPGGGRRGGGGGQGGGTIANAGMNPPNGVVFNYYMKNATDSTKISIDVMDKNKKSIKTFSTSSKENKIDVSKGMNQFEWDMNYPVAERVEGLILWNGFIGGPKAAPGNYFAKFKSGNDSTEVPFTILADPNYKTTQTEYDEQFNHLITIRDKSSEIMKAIKNIREVRQQMNDFSSRVGKDLPKEVKQQIDTVNKQMTAVEDALHQTKAKSGQDVLNYPIKLDDKLSSIYNAASAGQSGLSKQTKDAYAELAPLIDEQLNKLKKIMSEDVVKLNQMIHEKTLPVIGVKKE is encoded by the coding sequence ATGAGAAAATTAATTGCAACGATTGCTTTTATCAGCATTTCCATTCTTGCTTTTACACAAAACCAAAAAACAGCAACTCCTGCACCAGCTGCTACAACTAATGAAGAAGATCAGCTATTCAAAAATGTAAAATATCGTCTTATCGGACCATTCCGCGGCGGACGAAGTGGGGCGGTTGCAGGCAGCTATAAAAACAAGAATACATTTTATTTCGGTGCTACCGGCGGCGGCGTCTGGAAAACAACAGACGGAGGTAGCAACTGGATGAATGTTTCAGATAAATATTTCGGAAGCACCATAGGTGCTGTAGCCGTTGCGCCAAGTGATGAAACTGTGATCTATGTTGGCGAAGGAGAAAACACCATGCGGGGAAATGTAAGTGAAGGCCTCGGCGGTATGTGGCGTAGTGATGATGGTGGCAAGAGCTGGAAAAATATTGGTTTGAAAGATGGCCGTCATATCATTCGCATTGTTATTCATCCCAAAAATCCTGATATAGTTTGGGTAGCTGTAATGGGTCATTTGTTCGGGCCCAATGATGAACGTGGTGTTTATAAAACAACCGATGGCGGTAAAACATGGAAGAAAACTTTATTCATCAATAATCAAACAGGTTGCAGCGATCTTGTAATGGAACCTGGAAATGCAAATGTTTTTTATGCAGGTATGTGGCGTTTGATCAGAACACCTTATTCTTTAGAAAGCGGTGGCGATGGAAGCGGTTTATGGAAAAGTACGGATGGTGGAGAAACATGGACAAATATTTCAACAAAAAAAGGTTTGCCAAAAGGAACATGGGGTATTGTAGGTGTTGCAGTGGCTCCTTCTAATACTGATAAAATTTATTCCATCCTGGAAAATAAAGATGGTGGTTTATATATGAGTGCTGATGGTGGGGAAACATGGACACTTACCTGCAGTGATAATAATATCCGTCAGCGGGCATGGTATTACACTAAGATTTTTGTTGATCCTAAAAATGAAAACAAGGTTTACTGCCCCAATGTAAATTTTATGCGTAGTACTGATGGTGGCAAAACATTTCAATCAATTAATACACCCCATGGCGATCATCATGATCTCTGGATCGATCCTGAAGATGGAAACCGGATGATCGTTGCTGACGATGGCGGCGCACAGGTTTCATTTGATGGTGCCAATAACTGGAGTACTTATTTAAATCAACCCACCGTACAGGTATACCGTGTAAGTACAGATAATGCGTTTCCTTATCGTGTATTAGCACCGCAACAGGATAATGGTGCTTTTCGTATTCGTAGCAGAACTTATGGAGCAGCTATTACTGCAACAGATATGGAGAATGCCGCCGGAAGTGAAAGTGGTTATATAGTTGCTGACCCGGAAAATCCGGATATTACTTATGGTGGTAATTATATGGGACTCTTACAACGGCTCGATCATCGTTCTGGCGAAAGCCGTGCTATCAATGTATGGCCAATTGATAATATGGGTGCTGGAGCTGATGCAGCTAAATATCGTTTTCAATGGAACTACCCGATCTTCTTCTCTCCCAATAATCCTAAAAAATTATATGCAGCCGGCAATCATTTGTTCGCAACAGAAGATGAAGGAAAGACATGGCAGATGATCTCCCCTGATCTAACTACAAATGATAAAAAGAAACAAGCATCAAGCGGCGGACCAATTACACAGGATAATACTAGTGTTGAATATTATTGTACCATATTTTATGCAACTGAAAGCTGGATGGAAAAAGATCTATTGTGGACTGGCAGCGATGATGGTTTGGTTCATGTAAGTAAAGATGGTGGTAAGAACTGGGAAAATGTAACACCGAAAGATTCTCCGCAGTGGGTTATGTGGAATTGTATAGAAGTGGATCCATTTAAAAAAGGAGCAGCTTACATTGTTGGCACCAGGTATAAGCTGGATGATTTCAAATCCTATATCTATAAAACAGAAGATTACGGTAAAACATGGAAGCTCATCGTAAACGGAATTAATCCTTTGCATTTTTCAAGATGCCTGCGTGCCGACAGAAAAAGAGCTGGCCTTTTGTATGCAGGTACAGAATATGGAATGTATATTTCTTATGATGATGGCGCCAACTGGAAATCATTTCAATTAAATCTTCCTGTAGTTCCTATAACTGATCTTACCATCAAGAATAATGATTTGATCGTTGGTACTCAGGGAAGAAGTATTTATATATTGGATGATCTGACAGTGATACAACAAAAGAATACTGATGTACTAAATAAAAACCTGCATGTGTTTAGCGTAAACCCTGCATACCGTATGCCCGGTGGTGGCCGTCGTGGTGGTGGCGGTGGTCAGGGCGGAGGTACAATAGCGAATGCAGGCATGAACCCTCCAAACGGGGTTGTGTTTAATTATTACATGAAGAATGCAACTGATTCAACAAAGATCTCAATTGATGTTATGGATAAGAATAAAAAGTCTATCAAAACATTTTCTACTTCCTCAAAAGAAAATAAAATTGATGTGTCCAAAGGAATGAACCAATTTGAATGGGATATGAACTACCCTGTTGCAGAAAGAGTGGAAGGCTTGATCTTATGGAATGGATTTATTGGAGGGCCAAAAGCAGCCCCAGGAAATTATTTTGCAAAATTCAAATCGGGTAATGATTCAACAGAAGTTCCGTTCACTATTCTTGCTGATCCTAATTATAAAACAACACAAACAGAGTATGATGAACAGTTTAATCACCTGATCACAATCCGTGATAAATCATCTGAAATAATGAAGGCAATAAAAAATATCCGTGAGGTACGTCAGCAGATGAATGATTTCAGTTCCAGAGTTGGAAAAGATCTGCCAAAAGAAGTAAAACAGCAGATCGATACTGTAAATAAACAAATGACTGCTGTAGAAGATGCACTGCATCAAACTAAAGCAAAGAGCGGACAGGATGTATTAAATTACCCCATCAAGCTCGATGATAAGCTATCCAGTATTTACAACGCTGCGTCAGCAGGACAATCAGGTCTTTCAAAACAAACTAAAGATGCTTATGCAGAGTTAGCTCCTTTGATAGATGAACAACTGAACAAATTGAAAAAAATAATGAGTGAGGATGTTGTAAAATTGAATCAAATGATTCATGAAAAGACATTACCTGTGATCGGGGTGAAGAAAGAATGA
- a CDS encoding DUF4288 domain-containing protein yields the protein MNWYLAKIVYRILSGTNSDDAQFDEQLRLIQAANKEEAFHKAQLTGVREEEIFMNTNRQLVQWKFINVAELYKLGEMIDGAELYSRIEERGNADAYIETVNRKAASILQSESHQILQLL from the coding sequence ATGAATTGGTATTTAGCAAAAATTGTTTACCGCATTTTATCGGGAACTAATTCCGATGATGCACAATTTGACGAGCAACTTCGTTTAATACAAGCTGCCAATAAAGAAGAGGCTTTTCATAAAGCCCAGTTAACCGGTGTACGGGAAGAAGAAATTTTTATGAATACAAACCGGCAACTGGTGCAATGGAAATTTATAAATGTTGCCGAGCTTTATAAATTAGGTGAAATGATCGACGGCGCAGAACTCTACTCAAGGATCGAAGAAAGAGGAAATGCCGATGCTTATATTGAAACGGTCAACCGAAAAGCTGCCAGCATTCTTCAATCCGAATCACATCAAATTTTGCAACTCCTTTAA
- a CDS encoding YitT family protein produces the protein MNANGIFKKKLTTSEILQDAAFMIAGSVVASFALKSFLVPNNFFDGGVTGISLLVHHEFHLNLALMIIAFNLPLVLVSYFSVGKSFAVKMFLAVVLLGVSLQLLPEYALTKDKLLISIFGGVFLGIGIGLVMRAGTALDGIEVLALFTLKRTSFTISEIILAINVLIFTIAGIGIGIENALYSILTYFCATRCIDYVVEGLQAYTGVTIISGKSEEIKHELVNNLGRGITVYKGERGFLPGNFEVSADCDIIFTVITRLELRKLNNLVHEVDPKAFVFANTIKEASGGILKRRHKH, from the coding sequence ATGAATGCAAACGGTATTTTCAAAAAAAAACTGACCACTTCTGAAATTTTACAGGATGCTGCATTTATGATTGCGGGTTCGGTAGTAGCCAGTTTTGCTTTAAAGAGCTTTTTGGTACCTAACAATTTCTTTGATGGTGGCGTAACCGGTATTTCACTACTCGTTCATCATGAATTTCATCTTAACCTGGCCTTGATGATCATAGCCTTTAACTTGCCATTGGTACTTGTCAGTTATTTTTCCGTAGGTAAAAGTTTCGCAGTTAAAATGTTCCTGGCAGTTGTCCTCCTTGGCGTCAGCCTTCAGCTTTTACCTGAATATGCTTTAACCAAAGACAAACTACTTATCTCGATTTTCGGAGGAGTATTCCTGGGCATCGGTATCGGTCTTGTGATGCGGGCAGGTACAGCGTTGGATGGAATTGAAGTGTTGGCTTTATTTACTTTAAAGAGGACATCATTTACTATATCTGAAATTATTCTTGCTATCAATGTTTTAATATTTACCATTGCTGGTATTGGTATTGGTATTGAAAATGCCCTTTATTCAATCCTCACCTATTTCTGCGCCACCCGTTGTATTGATTATGTGGTCGAAGGCTTACAGGCTTACACCGGTGTTACCATTATTTCAGGCAAGAGCGAAGAGATAAAACATGAGCTGGTAAATAATCTTGGAAGGGGGATAACAGTTTACAAAGGCGAAAGAGGTTTTTTACCTGGCAACTTTGAAGTAAGCGCAGATTGTGATATCATCTTTACAGTGATCACCCGTCTTGAACTAAGAAAGCTTAATAATCTTGTGCATGAAGTAGATCCCAAGGCATTTGTATTTGCCAATACCATTAAAGAAGCATCAGGCGGTATACTCAAACGTAGACACAAGCACTAA